The following are encoded in a window of Corynebacterium marinum DSM 44953 genomic DNA:
- a CDS encoding heavy-metal-associated domain-containing protein, with product MADITKNYQVEGMTCGHCEKSVQEEIGEILGVTDVQASHETGAVSVSGAGFTDEQIAEAVEEAGYSLK from the coding sequence ATGGCCGACATCACCAAGAATTACCAGGTCGAAGGGATGACCTGCGGACACTGCGAGAAGTCCGTGCAGGAGGAGATCGGCGAGATTCTCGGAGTCACCGACGTGCAGGCATCGCACGAGACCGGCGCAGTCAGCGTCTCCGGCGCCGGCTTCACGGACGAGCAGATCGCAGAAGCGGTGGAGGAGGCCGGCTACTCCCTCAAGTAG
- a CDS encoding IS5 family transposase, whose translation MPTLPPSARHDLTDAEWTLLATLLPAPSRRGRPRTWGLRSLVNGIFFRIRTGCPWRDVPERYGPWWRIYHLFVRLRADGVWQDVHTRLLAQAQHTGKLSWEVSVDSTTTRGHVHAAGARKDSVTRHSGEPAHHGFGRSRGGWSTKIHVGTDADCGVMSVVITPGQAGDGPQMVPVLEKIRVPSTGRGRPRKRPERVLADKAYSSRANRKYLRSRGIKATISQPKDQVANRRRRGSAGGRPPAFDTAAYRRRNTVERGGQVHGSGVSAFR comes from the coding sequence TTGCCTACTTTACCGCCCTCGGCCCGGCATGACCTCACCGACGCCGAATGGACCCTGCTCGCCACACTCCTGCCCGCCCCGTCACGCCGGGGCCGACCCCGCACCTGGGGCTTGAGATCCCTGGTCAACGGCATCTTCTTCCGCATCCGTACCGGCTGCCCCTGGCGCGACGTCCCCGAACGCTACGGACCGTGGTGGCGGATCTACCACCTGTTCGTCCGGCTCAGGGCTGACGGGGTGTGGCAGGACGTGCATACCCGGTTGCTTGCCCAGGCCCAGCACACCGGAAAGCTCTCCTGGGAGGTCAGCGTCGATTCCACGACCACCCGCGGGCATGTCCACGCCGCAGGTGCGCGCAAGGACAGTGTCACCCGGCACTCGGGGGAGCCGGCCCATCATGGCTTCGGACGATCCCGGGGCGGGTGGTCAACGAAGATCCACGTCGGTACCGACGCGGACTGCGGGGTGATGTCGGTGGTGATCACCCCTGGTCAGGCAGGAGATGGGCCGCAGATGGTGCCGGTACTGGAGAAGATCCGGGTGCCGTCCACCGGGCGTGGTCGGCCGCGGAAACGACCCGAGCGGGTGCTGGCGGACAAGGCGTATTCTTCACGCGCCAACCGCAAGTATCTGAGATCGAGGGGCATCAAGGCCACGATTTCCCAGCCGAAGGATCAGGTCGCGAACCGTCGGCGCAGGGGATCGGCCGGTGGCCGACCCCCTGCTTTCGACACCGCAGCCTACCGGCGCCGCAACACCGTGGAACGGGGGGGTCAAGTCCACGGAAGTGGTGTTTCTGCCTTTCGATAA
- a CDS encoding recombinase family protein, producing MKIGYARVSTAKQDLDRQVDALRQEGIADKYIYVDKKSGSTTNRPGLHKALDQARAGDVIVVHTLDRLGRTVRDTLNLIHDLQEREVGVRTLADPIKVDSSDPHDPMAQLAVVILSLFGQMERTYALERAAHARAVATAKGKRVGRPSVVDPDKLKYAEHLRNEGFSMREIVEKTNIARTTLYRYLPPRPVDTHTAEGQDLAPGAGE from the coding sequence ATGAAGATCGGATATGCCCGAGTGTCGACCGCAAAACAAGACCTCGACCGTCAGGTCGACGCGCTGCGCCAGGAAGGTATTGCGGACAAATACATCTACGTCGACAAGAAATCCGGATCCACCACCAACCGCCCGGGACTCCACAAGGCACTGGATCAAGCTCGCGCGGGTGATGTCATCGTCGTCCACACCCTCGACCGGTTGGGGCGCACCGTTCGCGACACCCTCAACCTGATCCACGACCTCCAGGAGCGCGAGGTCGGGGTACGCACCCTGGCCGATCCGATCAAGGTCGATTCCTCCGACCCTCATGATCCGATGGCCCAACTGGCGGTGGTGATCCTGTCGTTGTTCGGGCAGATGGAACGCACCTACGCCCTCGAGCGCGCAGCTCACGCCCGAGCCGTGGCCACGGCGAAGGGCAAGCGGGTGGGCAGGCCCAGTGTGGTCGACCCAGACAAGTTGAAATATGCCGAGCATCTGCGCAATGAAGGATTCTCGATGCGCGAGATCGTGGAGAAAACAAACATTGCCCGCACCACCCTCTACCGGTACCTACCTCCCCGACCGGTAGATACCCACACCGCCGAAGGACAGGACCTCGCTCCTGGTGCTGGTGAGTGA
- a CDS encoding cadmium resistance transporter gives MRRTWVCHWTGECVVVTGLLSAIGLFIATNIDDIIVLSLFFARGAGQKGTTLRILAGQYLGFMGILAAAVLVTLGAGAFLPAEAIPYFGLIPLALGLWAAWQAWRSDDDDDDDAKIAGKKVGVLTVAGVTFANGGDNIGVYVPVFLNVDTAAVIIYCIVFLVLVAGLVLLAKFVATRPPIAEVLERWEHVLFPIVLIGLGIFILVSGGAFGL, from the coding sequence ATGCGCCGTACCTGGGTGTGTCACTGGACAGGAGAGTGCGTAGTGGTAACCGGTCTACTGTCGGCGATTGGTCTGTTTATCGCCACCAATATCGACGACATCATCGTGCTCTCGCTGTTTTTTGCCCGCGGGGCGGGGCAAAAAGGGACCACGCTTCGGATTCTGGCTGGTCAGTACCTCGGCTTCATGGGCATCCTCGCGGCCGCAGTCCTGGTCACGCTGGGGGCAGGAGCATTCCTACCCGCTGAGGCGATCCCGTACTTCGGACTAATTCCCCTGGCCCTGGGACTATGGGCGGCCTGGCAGGCCTGGCGAAGCGATGATGACGACGATGATGATGCGAAGATCGCCGGGAAAAAGGTGGGTGTGCTGACCGTCGCCGGTGTGACGTTTGCCAACGGTGGCGACAATATCGGCGTCTACGTCCCGGTCTTCCTCAACGTGGACACTGCCGCCGTCATCATCTACTGCATCGTTTTCCTCGTCCTGGTGGCAGGCCTGGTCCTGCTGGCAAAGTTCGTGGCCACCCGCCCGCCCATCGCAGAAGTCCTTGAGCGCTGGGAGCACGTGCTGTTCCCGATCGTCCTGATCGGCCTGGGCATCTTCATCCTCGTCAGCGGCGGCGCCTTCGGCCTCTAA
- the cmtR gene encoding Cd(II)/Pb(II)-sensing metalloregulatory transcriptional regulator CmtR, giving the protein MLTIASRLDVMNRLGRAMADPTRSRILLALLEGPAYPAALAQDLELTRSNVSNHLACLRDCGIVVAEPQGRQTRYEIVDAHLAQALNALLDITLAVDDNAECIDVGCAVPGCVTGQESA; this is encoded by the coding sequence ATGCTGACTATTGCTTCTCGTCTAGACGTGATGAACCGGTTGGGTCGGGCCATGGCGGATCCGACTCGTTCCCGCATTCTCCTGGCGCTGCTGGAGGGGCCGGCCTACCCGGCCGCTCTCGCCCAGGATCTGGAACTGACGCGCTCGAACGTGTCGAACCATCTCGCCTGCCTGAGGGACTGCGGAATTGTTGTCGCCGAACCGCAGGGGCGACAGACCCGCTACGAGATCGTTGATGCTCATCTGGCGCAGGCGTTGAACGCGTTGCTGGATATCACCCTGGCCGTCGATGACAACGCCGAATGCATCGACGTCGGATGCGCCGTACCTGGGTGTGTCACTGGACAGGAGAGTGCGTAG